From the genome of Hymenobacter sp. PAMC 26628, one region includes:
- a CDS encoding aldo/keto reductase → MSLTNFRTLGRSGLVVSPLALGTMTFGTQRWGSADDVSQAIFDGYVDGGGNFIDTADVYAGGRSEELLGGYVAARGLRDRLVLATKFGFNDQAGNPHGGGNGRKNIYRALEGSLRRLKTDYLDLYYLHAWDAVTPADEVLQTLGDLVRAGKIRYFGLSDMPAWYATQLATLAATHAVPGPVAMQLEYSLVERTIEREYVPAARALGLGIVPWSPLAAGFLAGKYQRDGAGATGEGRLTGPNPFGNSKFTDRNWAVLDALRTVAAEAGQPLAQVALAWAAAQPGVSSLIIGASQTAQLADNVAALDLRLTPAQLGALTEASAPEPTFPYPIFGPAVNRGIFGGHPVAGWQ, encoded by the coding sequence ATGTCCCTTACCAATTTCCGAACCCTGGGCCGCTCTGGCCTGGTAGTCAGCCCGCTTGCCCTGGGCACCATGACGTTTGGCACCCAGCGCTGGGGCTCGGCCGACGACGTTTCGCAGGCCATTTTTGACGGGTACGTCGACGGCGGCGGCAATTTTATCGATACCGCCGACGTGTACGCCGGCGGGCGCAGCGAGGAGCTGCTGGGCGGCTACGTGGCCGCGCGCGGCCTGCGCGACCGGCTGGTGCTGGCCACCAAGTTTGGCTTCAACGACCAGGCCGGCAACCCCCACGGCGGCGGCAACGGCCGCAAAAACATTTATAGGGCCCTGGAAGGCAGCCTGCGCCGGCTGAAAACCGACTACCTGGACCTTTACTACCTGCACGCCTGGGACGCGGTGACGCCCGCCGACGAGGTGCTGCAAACCCTCGGCGACCTGGTGCGGGCCGGCAAAATCCGCTACTTCGGCCTCTCCGACATGCCCGCCTGGTACGCCACCCAACTGGCTACGCTGGCCGCCACGCACGCCGTGCCGGGCCCCGTGGCCATGCAGCTCGAATATTCGCTCGTGGAGCGCACCATCGAGCGCGAGTACGTGCCCGCCGCCCGCGCCCTGGGCCTGGGCATCGTGCCGTGGAGCCCACTGGCGGCGGGTTTTCTGGCCGGCAAGTACCAGCGCGATGGCGCCGGGGCCACCGGCGAAGGCCGCCTCACCGGCCCCAACCCGTTTGGCAACAGCAAGTTCACCGACCGCAACTGGGCCGTACTCGATGCGCTGCGGACGGTGGCAGCCGAGGCCGGCCAGCCGCTGGCGCAGGTGGCGCTGGCCTGGGCCGCGGCGCAGCCGGGCGTAAGTTCGCTCATCATCGGCGCCAGCCAAACGGCGCAGCTGGCCGACAACGTGGCCGCGCTCGACCTACGCCTCACGCCCGCGCAGCTGGGGGCCCTAACCGAGGCCAGCGCGCCCGAGCCCACCTTCCCCTACCCTATTTTCGGGCCGGCCGTGAACCGCGGCATCTTCGGCGGCCACCCCGTGGCGGGCTGGCAGTAG
- a CDS encoding aldo/keto reductase, with the protein MNLIKQVALGSQGLQVSVEGLGCMGMTGGVNGMSVYGAADEAESLATLDRALELGVTMLDTADLYGPMSNERLVGRAIAGRRDRFTIATKFGFEVDDAENWTGGYNGRPEYVRKSIERSLRNLGTDYVDLYYLHRVDPATPIEETVGAMGRLVEAGKVRYLGLSEVPADVLRRAHAVHPISALESEYSLFDRRVEDEGIVQATRDLGIGFVAYSPLGRGFLSGEIKTPDDFEANDSRRFFPRYQGENFYQNLALVEKLQTLAAAKGVTAAQLALAWVLAQDVVVIPGTKRRKYLEANVDATSIVLTAAELGALDAIMPVGSAAGAAYPAGF; encoded by the coding sequence ATGAATCTCATCAAGCAAGTAGCCTTGGGCAGCCAAGGACTGCAAGTATCCGTCGAAGGCCTGGGCTGCATGGGCATGACGGGCGGCGTGAACGGCATGAGCGTGTACGGCGCGGCCGACGAAGCCGAGAGCCTCGCCACCCTCGACCGGGCCCTGGAGCTAGGCGTGACCATGCTCGACACGGCCGACCTCTACGGCCCTATGTCGAACGAGCGCCTGGTGGGCCGCGCCATCGCCGGCCGGCGCGACCGGTTCACCATCGCCACCAAGTTTGGCTTTGAAGTAGACGACGCCGAAAACTGGACCGGCGGCTACAACGGCCGCCCCGAGTACGTGCGCAAGTCCATCGAACGCTCGCTGCGCAACCTCGGCACCGATTACGTGGACCTCTACTACCTGCACCGCGTGGACCCCGCCACCCCCATCGAGGAAACCGTGGGCGCTATGGGCCGCCTCGTGGAAGCGGGCAAGGTGCGCTACCTGGGCCTGAGCGAAGTGCCGGCCGATGTGCTGCGCCGGGCCCACGCCGTGCACCCCATCTCGGCTCTCGAATCGGAATATTCGCTCTTCGACCGCCGCGTGGAGGACGAAGGCATCGTGCAGGCCACGCGCGACCTGGGCATCGGCTTCGTGGCCTACTCGCCGCTGGGCCGGGGCTTTTTGTCGGGCGAAATCAAGACCCCCGACGACTTCGAAGCCAACGATTCGCGCCGCTTCTTCCCCCGCTACCAGGGCGAAAATTTCTACCAAAACCTGGCCCTGGTGGAGAAGCTGCAAACGCTGGCCGCCGCCAAGGGCGTGACGGCCGCGCAACTGGCCCTGGCCTGGGTATTGGCGCAGGACGTAGTAGTCATCCCCGGCACCAAGCGCCGCAAGTACCTGGAGGCCAATGTCGACGCCACCAGCATCGTACTTACCGCGGCCGAGCTGGGGGCCCTCGACGCCATTATGCCGGTGGGCAGCGCGGCCGGCGCCGCGTACCCGGCCGGGTTTTAG
- a CDS encoding alpha/beta hydrolase family protein has protein sequence MNDYVGYDVLAVEDKTMNLSFPLTVLYPSNTPGRPEILGPYELNVALRAPPKAGPWPLVLVSHGGGSTPLVYRTLAHYLARHGFVVGLPEHPFNHRGNNTWEYTAQNLVARPHHLQLAADALLHHPQFAAVLKPNAVAIVGHSMGGYAALALAGGQPMTGPRESPAGAPEPVATVADGRVRALVLLAPATGWFSHPGALRQVQAPILLLSAEHDAHTPPEYAQLVRDGVPNPARLTHRVVANAGHFSFLSPFPTARVSPDFPPSQGPPGFDRARFHGELDAEISSFLARHV, from the coding sequence ATGAACGATTACGTAGGCTACGACGTGCTGGCCGTCGAGGATAAGACGATGAACCTGAGCTTCCCACTGACGGTGCTATACCCCAGCAACACCCCGGGCCGGCCGGAAATCCTGGGGCCCTACGAGCTGAACGTCGCGCTAAGGGCCCCGCCCAAAGCCGGCCCGTGGCCGCTGGTGCTGGTGTCGCACGGCGGCGGCAGTACGCCGCTGGTGTACCGCACGCTGGCCCATTACCTGGCCCGCCACGGGTTCGTGGTGGGCCTGCCGGAACACCCCTTCAACCACCGCGGCAACAATACCTGGGAGTACACCGCCCAAAACCTGGTGGCCCGCCCCCACCACCTCCAACTGGCCGCTGATGCGTTGCTCCACCACCCGCAATTCGCAGCTGTATTGAAGCCTAACGCCGTGGCAATTGTCGGCCACTCGATGGGCGGGTACGCGGCTCTCGCCCTGGCGGGCGGCCAGCCGATGACGGGGCCCCGGGAGTCGCCGGCCGGGGCCCCAGAGCCGGTGGCTACCGTAGCCGATGGGCGCGTGCGGGCCCTGGTGCTGCTGGCGCCGGCCACGGGGTGGTTCAGTCACCCGGGGGCCCTGCGCCAGGTGCAAGCGCCCATCCTGCTGCTCTCGGCCGAGCACGACGCCCACACGCCCCCCGAATACGCGCAGCTGGTGCGAGACGGGGTGCCCAACCCGGCCCGGCTCACGCACCGGGTAGTAGCCAACGCCGGCCATTTTTCCTTCCTAAGTCCATTTCCGACGGCGCGGGTCAGCCCCGATTTCCCGCCCTCGCAAGGCCCGCCGGGCTTCGACCGGGCCCGTTTTCACGGGGAGCTGGACGCGGAAATATCGTCTTTTCTGGCGCGGCACGTTTAA
- a CDS encoding helix-turn-helix domain-containing protein, translating into MKHTAKDFRQLATVSDFTQHFGFPSPAHPLFTVIDLAQHRGAPAPPAGPAFRQLYIIALKKNLKGSLQYGHRAYDFSEGVLAFYAPGQVCEATEAVDTSELSGWMLVFHPDLLHKYPLAQKIAGYGFFSYQVHEALHLSAREETMIDGVLHSIRLEYNQPTDGFSQDVLVSQLDVLLNYANRFYHRQFLTRRPAEHDLLSSFEALLAAYFTQGGEQALPTVQHFANALHVSPAYLSDLLRSLTGQNTQQHIHQALIERAKQLLLSTSLTVNETAFRLGFEYPQYFSRLFKSKTGRTPAAFRLSAN; encoded by the coding sequence ATGAAACACACTGCCAAAGACTTCCGCCAGCTGGCTACGGTATCGGATTTCACCCAGCACTTTGGGTTTCCGAGCCCGGCGCACCCGCTGTTCACCGTCATCGACCTGGCCCAGCACCGCGGGGCCCCGGCGCCGCCGGCCGGGCCGGCGTTTCGGCAGCTCTACATCATCGCGCTGAAGAAAAACCTGAAAGGCAGCCTGCAATACGGCCACCGCGCCTACGATTTCAGCGAGGGCGTGCTGGCGTTTTACGCGCCCGGCCAGGTGTGCGAGGCCACCGAGGCCGTGGACACGTCGGAGCTCAGCGGCTGGATGCTGGTGTTTCACCCCGACCTGCTGCACAAGTACCCGCTGGCCCAGAAAATTGCCGGCTACGGCTTTTTTTCCTACCAGGTGCACGAGGCGCTGCACCTCTCGGCCCGCGAGGAAACCATGATCGATGGCGTACTGCACAGCATCCGGCTGGAGTACAACCAGCCCACCGACGGCTTCAGCCAGGACGTGCTGGTGTCGCAGCTCGACGTGCTGCTTAACTACGCCAACCGCTTCTACCACCGGCAGTTCCTCACGCGCCGGCCCGCCGAGCACGACCTGCTCAGCAGCTTCGAGGCGCTGCTGGCCGCCTATTTCACCCAAGGCGGCGAGCAGGCGCTGCCCACCGTGCAGCACTTCGCCAACGCCCTGCACGTGTCGCCGGCCTACCTCAGCGACTTGCTGCGCTCCCTCACCGGCCAAAATACGCAGCAGCACATCCACCAGGCCCTCATCGAGCGGGCCAAACAGCTACTGCTCAGCACCTCGCTCACCGTCAACGAAACGGCCTTCCGGCTGGGCTTCGAGTACCCGCAGTACTTCAGCCGCCTGTTCAAAAGCAAAACCGGCCGCACCCCGGCCGCCTTCCGGCTTTCAGCGAATTAG
- a CDS encoding LacI family DNA-binding transcriptional regulator, translating to MALPKKKTSPTSPAAVSMADLARELGVSMTTISRALSDHHSIGAATKQRVLKLAKKLNYQPNHLAAALRRGQSKLLGVVVPYIEGKFFPSVIQGIEQAATKAGFSVIVCQSHEDVQLERRNVETLLNAQVAGVLVSLARNTQEFHHFDKVRGRGIPLVFFDRIPAGEQVNSVVLNDHEGALQATRHLLEQGCRRVAHLAGPQHLNIYRRRRQGYLDALAAFGIAADEALIDYSDMTLEDGAAAMRRLLAQPNPVDGVFGAGDSAILGALQVLKAQGISIPRDIALAGFSNEGFTAITEPRLTSVDQRCEEMGEAAVRLFLELAAAPHAPFAQRQVVLQPELFVRESSLQRQS from the coding sequence ATGGCCCTCCCCAAAAAGAAAACGTCTCCCACTTCCCCCGCTGCGGTTTCGATGGCCGACCTGGCCCGCGAGTTGGGGGTGTCGATGACGACGATATCGCGGGCCCTGAGCGACCACCACAGCATTGGGGCCGCTACCAAGCAGCGGGTGCTGAAGCTGGCCAAAAAGCTCAACTACCAGCCCAACCACTTGGCCGCCGCCCTGCGCCGGGGCCAAAGCAAGCTGCTGGGCGTGGTGGTGCCCTACATCGAAGGCAAGTTTTTCCCCTCGGTTATTCAAGGCATCGAGCAGGCGGCCACCAAGGCCGGGTTCAGCGTCATCGTGTGCCAGTCGCACGAGGACGTGCAGCTCGAGCGGCGCAACGTGGAGACGCTGCTCAACGCCCAAGTGGCGGGCGTGTTGGTGTCGCTGGCGCGCAATACCCAGGAGTTCCACCACTTCGACAAGGTGCGGGGCCGGGGCATTCCCCTGGTGTTTTTTGACCGGATTCCGGCCGGCGAGCAGGTGAACTCGGTGGTGCTCAACGACCACGAGGGGGCCCTGCAAGCCACGCGCCACCTGCTGGAACAGGGCTGCCGGCGCGTGGCCCACCTGGCGGGGCCCCAGCACCTCAACATCTACCGCCGCCGCCGCCAGGGCTACCTCGACGCGCTGGCTGCCTTCGGCATCGCCGCCGACGAGGCCCTGATCGACTACTCCGACATGACCCTCGAGGACGGGGCCGCGGCCATGCGCCGCCTACTGGCACAGCCCAACCCGGTCGACGGCGTGTTTGGGGCCGGCGACTCGGCCATCCTGGGGGCCCTGCAAGTGCTCAAAGCCCAGGGCATTAGTATTCCGCGCGACATTGCCCTGGCGGGCTTCAGCAACGAGGGCTTCACGGCCATCACCGAGCCGCGGCTCACCTCCGTCGATCAGCGGTGCGAGGAAATGGGCGAGGCAGCCGTGCGCCTGTTCCTGGAGCTGGCCGCGGCCCCGCACGCGCCGTTTGCCCAGCGCCAGGTAGTGCTCCAGCCCGAGCTGTTCGTACGCGAGTCGTCGTTGCAGCGGCAGTCCTGA
- a CDS encoding FKBP-type peptidyl-prolyl cis-trans isomerase: protein MTLDTNQQQVSYIIGRDLARNFAQQGLELDLDTLAAALKEGMQGLPSQLTPEQMQAAMQQLQEQLGGAPGEDDDDNDLDPTTMANNKAEGEAFLAENAQKAGVTTLPSGLQYEIITEGSGKKPTLKSSVTTHYHGTLPNGTVFDSSYQRGQPATFPVNGVIAGWTEALQLMPEGSKWRLYIPSDLAYGKRGAGRDIGPDAALVFDVELLKVNN, encoded by the coding sequence ATGACGCTTGACACCAACCAGCAGCAGGTGAGCTACATCATCGGCCGCGACCTGGCCCGTAATTTTGCCCAGCAAGGGCTGGAGCTGGACCTCGATACCCTGGCCGCTGCCCTTAAGGAAGGGATGCAGGGCCTGCCCAGCCAGCTTACCCCCGAGCAAATGCAGGCCGCCATGCAGCAATTGCAAGAGCAGCTCGGCGGGGCCCCCGGCGAAGACGACGACGACAACGATTTAGACCCCACTACCATGGCCAACAACAAAGCTGAAGGCGAAGCCTTCCTCGCCGAAAACGCCCAGAAAGCCGGCGTCACCACGCTGCCCAGCGGCTTGCAGTACGAAATCATCACCGAGGGCAGCGGCAAGAAGCCGACGCTGAAATCATCGGTGACGACCCACTACCACGGCACGCTGCCCAACGGCACCGTGTTCGACAGCAGCTACCAGCGCGGCCAGCCCGCCACCTTCCCCGTAAACGGCGTGATTGCTGGCTGGACCGAGGCCCTGCAATTGATGCCCGAGGGCTCGAAGTGGCGCCTGTACATTCCCTCCGACCTGGCCTACGGCAAGCGCGGCGCCGGGCGCGACATCGGCCCCGACGCGGCCCTGGTGTTCGACGTGGAGCTGCTGAAAGTGAACAACTGA
- a CDS encoding KUP/HAK/KT family potassium transporter, which translates to MDSKHSHTAISGAGLLIALGIIYGDIGTSPLYVMKAIVPALIEPRLVLGGISCVIWTLTLQTTIKYVLLTLNADNNGEGGIFSLYALVRRRGAWLSAVAIIGGSALLADGVITPPISVASAIEGLKQVYPGLTQSVIVYIVIGIIAGLFLLQSFGTQIVGKAFGPIMFLWFTMLGVLGASWIVQDPAILKAINPYYAYDLLVNYPGGFWLLGAVFLCTTGAEALYSDLGHCGKGNIRISWTFVKSTLLLNYLGQGAWLLSHQGQQLGGRNPFYELMPPWFLLIGIGIATVAAIIASQALITGSFTLVAEAIRLNMWPKVKLNYPTDVKGQLFVPSMNRLLLIGCIGVVLFFRESSNMEAAYGLAITLTMLMTTVLLTMWLRMKRVAKPMIVLFALVYGLIEGSFLVANLVKFPHGGWVSLAIGATLMGVMYVWLKAYYIKRRLTDFVKLEPYVEGLKRLSDDESIPKYSTHLVFLTGAERSSEIEQKIIYSIFQKRPKRADIYWFIHVETTDEPYTMEYKVTEVAPDDVFRINFRLGFRVQQRINLYFRKVVEDLVRNKEVDITSRYESLSQRHITGDFRFVVLEKFLSVENDFPTQEKLVMQAYFYIKQFIASEDQYFGLDTSSVKVEKVPLVIAPPREVALTRIR; encoded by the coding sequence ATGGACTCCAAACACTCGCACACCGCCATTTCCGGGGCGGGGCTGCTCATTGCGCTGGGCATCATCTACGGCGACATCGGTACCTCGCCGCTGTACGTGATGAAGGCCATCGTGCCGGCCCTGATCGAGCCGCGCCTGGTGCTGGGCGGCATTTCGTGCGTTATCTGGACGCTTACGCTCCAAACTACCATCAAGTACGTGCTGCTCACGCTGAACGCAGACAACAACGGCGAGGGGGGCATTTTCTCACTGTACGCGCTGGTGCGCCGGCGCGGGGCCTGGCTCTCGGCGGTGGCCATCATCGGGGGCTCGGCCCTACTGGCCGACGGCGTGATTACGCCGCCCATTTCGGTGGCTTCGGCCATTGAGGGCCTCAAGCAAGTGTACCCTGGCCTGACGCAGAGCGTGATTGTGTACATCGTCATCGGCATCATCGCGGGGCTGTTTCTCTTGCAAAGCTTTGGTACCCAAATTGTAGGCAAGGCTTTCGGGCCCATCATGTTCTTGTGGTTCACGATGCTGGGCGTGCTCGGCGCCAGCTGGATTGTGCAGGACCCGGCCATCCTGAAGGCCATCAACCCCTACTACGCCTACGACCTGCTGGTGAATTACCCCGGCGGGTTTTGGCTGCTGGGGGCCGTGTTTTTGTGCACCACCGGGGCCGAGGCATTGTACTCGGACCTGGGCCACTGCGGCAAGGGCAACATCCGCATCAGCTGGACGTTTGTAAAATCTACCTTGCTGCTCAACTATTTGGGCCAGGGGGCCTGGCTGCTTTCGCACCAGGGCCAGCAACTCGGCGGCCGCAACCCTTTCTATGAGCTGATGCCGCCGTGGTTTCTGCTTATCGGCATCGGCATTGCCACAGTGGCGGCCATTATTGCTTCCCAGGCCCTCATCACGGGTTCGTTCACGCTCGTGGCCGAGGCCATTCGCCTCAACATGTGGCCCAAGGTGAAGCTCAACTACCCCACCGATGTAAAGGGCCAGCTCTTCGTGCCCAGCATGAACCGGCTGTTACTAATCGGCTGCATTGGGGTGGTGCTCTTCTTCCGCGAAAGCTCGAACATGGAGGCCGCCTACGGCCTGGCCATCACCCTTACCATGCTGATGACGACGGTGCTGCTGACCATGTGGCTGCGGATGAAGCGCGTGGCCAAGCCCATGATTGTGCTATTTGCCCTGGTATACGGCCTCATCGAGGGCTCGTTTTTGGTGGCCAACCTGGTGAAGTTTCCGCACGGCGGCTGGGTGTCACTGGCCATCGGGGCCACGCTCATGGGCGTGATGTACGTGTGGCTCAAGGCCTATTACATCAAGCGCCGCCTCACCGACTTTGTGAAACTGGAGCCGTATGTGGAGGGCCTCAAGCGCCTGAGCGATGATGAGAGCATCCCAAAATACTCCACCCACTTAGTATTCCTGACCGGGGCCGAGCGCAGCTCGGAAATCGAGCAGAAGATTATTTATTCCATCTTCCAGAAGCGCCCCAAGCGGGCCGACATTTACTGGTTCATCCACGTGGAGACGACCGATGAGCCGTACACGATGGAGTACAAGGTGACCGAAGTTGCGCCCGACGACGTGTTCCGCATCAACTTCCGCCTGGGCTTCCGGGTGCAGCAGCGCATCAACCTGTACTTCCGCAAGGTGGTGGAAGACCTCGTGCGCAACAAGGAAGTGGACATCACCTCCCGCTACGAATCGCTGAGCCAGCGCCACATCACCGGCGACTTCCGCTTCGTGGTGCTGGAGAAATTCCTGAGCGTGGAAAACGACTTCCCCACCCAGGAAAAGCTCGTCATGCAGGCCTACTTCTACATCAAGCAGTTCATCGCCTCCGAAGACCAGTACTTCGGCCTCGACACTTCCTCAGTAAAGGTTGAAAAAGTGCCCCTCGTCATCGCCCCGCCCCGCGAAGTAGCCCTGACGCGCATCCGCTGA
- a CDS encoding M61 family metallopeptidase, which produces MMPNFFCLLGGLAAGALLAAPAGARPLAAAPTLRYTLAMPAPQTHYFEVGVALSGFAQDYTDVKMPVWAPGSYLVREYAKNVEGFRATGANGQALAVEKIDKNTWRVRHPKQADFKVAYRVYAFELSVRTSFLDADHGYLNGSSVFVYPALNKGLASTVTVQPAAGWAQVSTALRAAPGSAKFTYKAASYDELADSPIEIGNQKLLQFTANGTVHQVAMYGTYQVDENRLLADMQKICEGAQAVVGQNPLDHYLFIVHNLERGGGGLEHLYSTTLEVSRTAYNTEAGYKGFLRLAAHEYFHLWNVKRIRPVALGPFDYDKENYTHMLWVSEGMTEYFANLINERTGYYDQQGYLDHLASTIGTVENTPGNKVQSASEASFDAWIKYYRPNENSPNTGISYYDKGETIGLVLDLMIINATQGQKHLDDVFRLLYDTYYKKLGRGFTDQEYQDAVATVAGRRFDDFFKQSVYGTKTVDYATAFGYAGLGFSSAPANPNGSAGATFSNRTGRLLVTGVERDGAAWTDGLNVNDEVLLINGTAPGEESAKALQGGAVGAPLKLQVRRDGLPRELTLTYRTDPDQRFKIEPLPSPTATQQKVLAKWLGK; this is translated from the coding sequence ATGATGCCCAATTTCTTCTGCCTGCTGGGTGGCCTGGCCGCCGGGGCCCTGCTGGCCGCGCCCGCCGGTGCCCGTCCGCTGGCCGCTGCGCCCACGCTGCGCTACACGCTGGCCATGCCCGCGCCCCAAACCCACTACTTTGAAGTGGGCGTGGCCCTGAGCGGCTTCGCCCAGGACTACACCGACGTGAAAATGCCGGTGTGGGCCCCGGGCTCGTACCTGGTGCGCGAATACGCCAAAAACGTGGAGGGCTTCCGGGCCACCGGCGCCAACGGCCAGGCGCTGGCGGTGGAGAAAATCGACAAGAACACCTGGCGCGTGCGCCACCCCAAGCAGGCCGATTTCAAGGTGGCGTACCGCGTGTACGCCTTCGAGCTGAGCGTGCGCACGAGCTTCCTCGACGCCGACCACGGCTACCTCAACGGCAGCAGCGTGTTCGTGTACCCGGCCCTGAATAAGGGCTTGGCGAGCACCGTGACGGTGCAGCCGGCCGCCGGCTGGGCCCAGGTGAGCACGGCCTTGCGCGCGGCCCCGGGCAGCGCCAAGTTCACCTACAAAGCCGCTAGCTACGACGAGCTGGCCGATTCGCCGATTGAGATTGGCAACCAGAAACTGCTGCAATTCACGGCCAACGGTACGGTGCACCAAGTGGCCATGTACGGCACCTACCAGGTGGACGAGAACCGCCTGCTGGCCGACATGCAAAAGATTTGCGAGGGCGCGCAGGCCGTGGTGGGCCAGAACCCCTTGGACCATTACCTCTTCATCGTGCATAACCTGGAGCGCGGCGGTGGGGGCCTGGAGCACCTGTACTCCACCACTTTGGAGGTGAGCCGCACGGCCTACAACACGGAGGCCGGCTACAAGGGCTTTCTGCGGCTGGCGGCCCACGAGTACTTCCACCTCTGGAACGTGAAGCGCATCCGGCCGGTGGCCCTGGGGCCCTTCGACTACGACAAGGAAAACTACACGCACATGCTGTGGGTGAGCGAAGGCATGACCGAGTACTTCGCCAACCTCATCAACGAGCGCACCGGCTACTACGACCAGCAAGGCTACCTCGACCACCTGGCCAGCACCATCGGCACCGTCGAAAACACGCCCGGCAACAAGGTCCAATCGGCGTCCGAGGCCAGCTTCGACGCCTGGATCAAGTACTACCGGCCCAACGAAAACTCGCCCAACACGGGCATCAGCTACTACGACAAGGGCGAAACCATCGGCCTGGTGCTCGACCTGATGATCATCAACGCCACCCAGGGCCAGAAGCACCTCGACGACGTTTTCCGGCTGCTTTACGACACGTACTACAAAAAGCTGGGCCGCGGCTTCACCGACCAGGAGTATCAGGACGCGGTGGCCACGGTGGCGGGCCGGCGCTTCGACGATTTCTTTAAGCAGAGCGTGTACGGCACCAAAACCGTGGACTACGCCACGGCTTTCGGCTACGCGGGCCTGGGCTTTAGCAGCGCGCCGGCCAACCCCAACGGCTCGGCGGGCGCCACGTTCTCGAACCGCACCGGCCGCCTGCTCGTCACGGGCGTGGAGCGCGACGGCGCGGCCTGGACCGACGGCCTGAACGTGAACGATGAGGTATTGCTCATCAACGGCACCGCGCCCGGCGAAGAGTCGGCCAAGGCCCTGCAAGGCGGGGCCGTGGGGGCCCCCCTCAAGCTGCAAGTGCGCCGCGACGGCCTCCCGCGCGAACTCACCCTGACCTACCGCACCGACCCCGACCAGCGCTTCAAAATCGAGCCGCTGCCCAGCCCCACCGCCACCCAGCAAAAGGTGCTGGCCAAGTGGTTGGGCAAGTAG
- a CDS encoding C40 family peptidase encodes MRIIWLIFIGLAMAIVGLLARPEPGAPARPTPAVAPVAPAPVPPAGAPTSQANSVVAFALRQLGAPYRYAGTSPTTGFDCSGFVQYVYGHFGVDVPHATALLISAGRPVPRATARPGDLVVFAGTAPGSTTAGHAGIVVSAAGAVPVRFVHASSARRESGVKVSAIEGTGYETRFLQVRRVLD; translated from the coding sequence ATGCGTATTATCTGGTTGATTTTTATTGGGCTGGCCATGGCCATTGTCGGGCTATTAGCCCGGCCCGAACCTGGGGCTCCGGCGCGGCCCACCCCGGCCGTAGCCCCAGTTGCGCCCGCACCAGTGCCTCCCGCCGGGGCCCCCACAAGCCAGGCCAACAGCGTGGTGGCCTTCGCCCTGCGGCAGCTGGGGGCCCCGTACCGCTACGCCGGCACGAGCCCCACCACGGGCTTCGACTGCTCGGGCTTCGTGCAGTACGTGTACGGGCACTTCGGCGTAGACGTGCCCCACGCCACGGCTTTGCTCATCAGCGCGGGACGGCCGGTGCCCCGCGCCACTGCGCGCCCCGGCGACTTGGTAGTATTTGCCGGCACGGCGCCGGGCAGCACCACGGCCGGCCACGCGGGCATCGTGGTATCGGCGGCGGGCGCGGTGCCGGTGCGCTTCGTGCACGCTTCCTCGGCGCGGCGCGAGTCGGGGGTGAAGGTCAGCGCCATCGAGGGCACGGGCTACGAAACCCGGTTTTTGCAGGTGCGGCGGGTGCTGGACTAA